The following proteins come from a genomic window of Pseudomonas putida:
- a CDS encoding helix-turn-helix domain-containing protein: MTRSALGIALRRYRKLAGLTQAQLAERTGFDPKTISRFETSTYTPSIDAILAFAQVLGVKPKDFFAEPDDEEEQRAYLFGVIHNAPPKDLGKLIAAVDQALAKP, from the coding sequence ATGACGAGATCAGCTTTGGGTATCGCCCTGCGCCGCTACCGCAAGCTGGCGGGCCTGACCCAGGCACAACTGGCCGAACGGACCGGCTTCGACCCCAAGACCATCAGCCGTTTCGAAACCAGCACCTACACCCCCAGCATCGATGCAATCTTGGCGTTTGCCCAGGTGCTGGGCGTCAAGCCCAAGGACTTCTTCGCAGAACCGGACGACGAAGAGGAGCAGCGCGCCTACCTGTTCGGCGTCATCCACAACGCCCCGCCTAAAGATCTTGGCAAGCTGATTGCAGCAGTTGACCAGGCACTGGCCAAGCCCTGA
- the dctA gene encoding C4-dicarboxylate transporter DctA, with the protein MLKWCSRSIFLQVVLGLALGIACGLSFPDLSLQLKPLGDGFIKLIKMLIGLIVFCVVVSGISGAGDLKKVGRIGLKSVIYFEVLTTLALVIGLVFAFSSGIGSGANIHLDQLSAADANGLAERGQHIHGATAFFMDLIPTSVIGAFADNNILQVLLFSVLFGSALNLVGDSAAGISRLINELSHVIFRIMGMIVRLAPIGVFGAIAFTTSKYGLESLQHLGGLVALFYLTCAGFVLIVLGTVMRLSGLKLLPLIKYLREELTIVLGTASSDAVLPQIMRKLEHLGIGSSTVGLVIPTGYSFNLDGFSIYLTLAIVFIANATGTPLEMTDLLTILLVSLVTSKGAHGIPGSALVILAATLTAVPAIPVVGLVLVLAVDWFMGIGRALTNLIGNCVATVAIARWEKDIDLERAQNVLDGKPGFAPAPRKQPNAHQQEF; encoded by the coding sequence ATGCTCAAATGGTGCTCGCGTTCGATTTTCCTGCAAGTCGTACTTGGCCTTGCCCTCGGCATCGCCTGCGGTCTGAGCTTCCCCGACCTCTCCCTGCAACTCAAACCCCTCGGCGACGGCTTCATCAAGCTGATCAAGATGCTCATCGGCCTGATCGTGTTCTGCGTGGTGGTCAGCGGCATTTCGGGTGCGGGCGACCTGAAAAAGGTCGGGCGCATCGGCCTGAAGTCGGTGATCTACTTCGAAGTGCTGACTACCCTCGCGCTGGTGATTGGCCTGGTGTTCGCCTTCAGCAGTGGCATTGGCAGCGGTGCCAATATTCACCTGGATCAACTGTCCGCCGCCGATGCCAACGGCCTGGCCGAGCGCGGCCAGCACATCCATGGCGCCACGGCGTTCTTCATGGACCTGATCCCCACCTCGGTGATCGGTGCATTCGCCGACAACAACATTCTTCAGGTGCTGCTGTTCTCGGTGCTGTTCGGCAGCGCGCTGAACCTGGTGGGTGACTCGGCCGCCGGCATCTCGCGACTGATCAATGAACTGAGCCATGTGATCTTCCGCATCATGGGCATGATCGTGCGCCTGGCGCCGATCGGCGTGTTCGGCGCCATCGCCTTCACCACCAGCAAGTATGGCCTGGAGTCGCTGCAGCACCTGGGCGGGCTGGTGGCGCTGTTCTACCTGACCTGTGCCGGCTTCGTACTGATCGTGCTGGGCACCGTCATGCGCTTGTCGGGCCTTAAACTGCTGCCGTTGATCAAGTACCTGCGTGAAGAGCTGACCATCGTCCTGGGCACCGCCTCTTCCGACGCCGTGCTGCCACAGATCATGCGCAAGCTTGAGCACCTGGGTATTGGCAGTTCAACGGTTGGCCTGGTGATCCCTACCGGCTACTCGTTCAACCTCGATGGTTTCTCCATTTACCTGACCCTGGCCATCGTGTTCATCGCCAACGCCACCGGCACGCCACTGGAAATGACCGACCTGCTGACCATCCTGCTGGTGTCGCTGGTGACTTCCAAGGGGGCTCACGGCATCCCAGGCTCGGCACTGGTGATTCTTGCCGCCACCCTGACTGCGGTACCGGCGATCCCTGTGGTAGGCCTGGTACTGGTGCTGGCGGTGGACTGGTTCATGGGTATCGGCCGGGCGTTGACCAACCTGATCGGCAACTGCGTAGCCACCGTGGCCATTGCCCGCTGGGAGAAGGACATTGACCTGGAGCGCGCGCAGAACGTGCTCGACGGCAAGCCTGGCTTTGCCCCCGCGCCACGCAAGCAACCCAACGCCCATCAACAGGAATTCTGA